A stretch of the Vigna radiata var. radiata cultivar VC1973A chromosome 9, Vradiata_ver6, whole genome shotgun sequence genome encodes the following:
- the LOC106773696 gene encoding protein IQ-DOMAIN 14, giving the protein MGKASRWFKGLLGMKKEKDHSDNSGSLAPDKKEKKRWSFAKQGKDVPSSVPATDNTWLRSYIADTENEQNKHAIAVAAATAAAADAAVAAAQAAVAVVRLTSQGRGALFSGSREKWAAVKIQTFFRGYLARKALRALKGLVKIQALVRGYLVRKRAAATLHSMQALIRAQTAVRSQRARRSLSKESRFLPEVLARKSVERFDETRSESHSKRLPTSYETSLNAFDESPKIVEIDTYKTRSRSRRFTSTMSECGEDMSCQAMSSPLPCHVPGRISVPDCRHLQDFDWYFNVDECRFSTAHSTPRFTNYARPNAPATPAKSVCGDTFFRPCSNFPNYMANTQSFKAKLRSHSAPKQRPEPKKRLSLNEVMAARNSISSVRMQRPSSNFFQTQDSWNF; this is encoded by the exons ATGGGAAAAGCTAGCAGGTGGTTCAAGGGTTTGTTGGggatgaagaaggagaaggatcACAGCGACAATTCAGGCTCGCTGGCTCCCGacaagaaggagaagaaaaggtGGAGTTTTGCCAAGCAAGGGAAGGATGTGCCATCTTCGGTTCCTGCCACTGATAACACCTGGCTCAGATCCTACATTGCTGATACAGAGAATGAGCAGAATAAACATGCAATTGCCGTTGCCGCTGCCACTGCCGCCGCCGCCGATGCTGCCGTGGCTGCCGCTCAGGCTGCCGTGGCGGTTGTGAGGCTGACAAGCCAGGGCAGAGGTGCATTGTTCAGTGGAAGCAGGGAGAAGTGGGCTGCCGTGAAGATCCAAACTTTTTTTAGAGGCTACTTG GCACGGAAGGCTCTTAGAGCACTGAAAGGATTGGTTAAGATACAGGCTCTTGTTAGAGGGTACTTGGTTAGAAAGAGGGCTGCTGCAACTCTTCACAGTATGCAAGCTCTAATAAGAGCTCAAACTGCTGTCAGATCACAGCGAGCTCGTCGTTCCTTGAGCAAAGAAAGCAGATTTCTACCTGAAGTTCTTGCAAGAAAATCTGTG GAACGATTTGATGAAACAAGGAGTGAATCACACAGTAAAAGGCTACCTACATCCTACGAAACATCCTTGAATGCTTTTGATGAGAGCCCCAAGATTGTTGAAATTGACACATACAAGACTCGATCAAGGTCTAGGCGCTTTACCTCTACAATGTCTGAGTGTGGAGAAGACATGTCCTGTCAGGCAATGTCATCCCCTCTACCTTGTCATGTCCCTGGTCGAATCTCGGTTCCTGATTGCAGACACCTTCAAGATTTTGATTGGTACTTCAACGTTGATGAGTGTAGATTCTCCACTGCTCATAGCACACCACGTTTCACAAACTACGCCCGTCCCAATGCTCCAGCCACACCAGCCAAGAGTGTTTGTGGAGACACCTTCTTCAGACCTTGTTCCAATTTCCCGAACTACATGGCCAATACTCAGTCATTCAAGGCAAAACTAAGGTCTCACAGTGCTCCAAAACAAAGACCTGAACCCAAGAAAAGGCTCTCACTCAATGAAGTGATGGCAGCAAGAAACAGCATAAGCAGTGTTAGAATGCAAAGGCCATCATCCAATTTCTTCCAGACTCAAGACTCCTGGAATTTTTGA
- the LOC106773605 gene encoding stem 28 kDa glycoprotein has translation MKVFVFFVAIAVAAWQCQGDDHGVNFQVFPLRMKSGLGGHYIPEISCESWRLGVETHNIIEFSGVPKDCIGYIGNYLVGDQYRSDSKTVCREAYLYVKTLNISNKDAWVFDIDETALCNLPYYADQGFGAEPYNSTAFDEWVFRGVAPPLPESLKLYKKLVSLGIKIVFITGRPLSQLDVTASNLKKAGYLKWDKLITKDPSYHGKTAVIYKSNERRKLEEQGYNIIGNIGDQWSDILGTNVGGRTFKLPDPMYYVS, from the exons ATGAAggtgtttgttttctttgttgccATAGCTGTAGCAGCATGGCAATGCCAAGGTGACGACCATGGCGTAAACTTCCAAGTTTTCCCACTCCGAATGAAATCCGGGCTCGGTGGCCACTACATTCCGGAGATCTCATGCGAAAGTTGGAGGCTTGGTGTGGAAACACATAACATCATCGAATTCTCGGGTGTTCCTAAAGACTGCATAGGATACATAGGGAACTACCTCGTAGGTGACCAATATAGATCAGACTCCAAAACCGTGTGTCGGGAAGCTTATTTGTACGTCAAAACCTTAAACATCAGTAACAAAGACGCATGGGTGTTTGATATAGACGAGACCGCGCTCTGTAATCTCCCATATTATGCCGATCAAGGATTTGG AGCGGAACCATATAACTCTACGGCGTTTGATGAGTGGGTGTTTCGTGGGGTGGCGCCGCCGCTGCCTGAGAGTCTGAAACTGTACAAGAAATTGGTGTCTCTTGGCATAAAGATTGTGTTCATAACAGGAAGACCACTGTCTCAGCTGGACGTAACAGCTTCAAACTTGAAGAAAGCTGGATATTTAAAATGGGATAAGTTAATTACCAA GGATCCATCTTACCATGGTAAGACAGCAGTTATATACAAATCAAACGAAAGGAGGAAGCTAGAGGAACAGGGATACAACATCATTGGAAACATAGGAGACCAATGGAGTGATATTTTGGGAACCAATGTTGGGGGTAGGACATTTAAGCTTCCTGATCCCATGTACTATGTTAGTTGA
- the LOC106773796 gene encoding stem 28 kDa glycoprotein: MNKERMKVFGFVVAIAVAAWQCHGSEHGASFQVFPLRMKTGHGGRYIPEVSCQSWRVGVEAHNVIDWKTVPLDCEGYIGNYMLGHQYRSDSITVCREAYLYAKTLNITAKDIWVFDVDETTLSNLPYYAQHGFGVEPYNSTLFNEWVDLGEAPALPESLKLYKKLLSLGIKIVFLTGRPLEQKAVTVTNLKIAGYHKWEKIIVKDTSIYYGKTAVTYKSSERKKLEEQGYNIIGNIGDQWSDILGTNTGDRTFKLPDPMYYIS, from the exons ATGAATAAGGAGAGAATGAAGGtgtttggttttgttgttgCTATAGCTGTAGCAGCATGGCAGTGTCATGGTTCAGAGCATGGTGCAAGCTTTCAAGTTTTCCCTCTGCGAATGAAAACTGGTCATGGTGGTCGATACATTCCAGAGGTTTCGTGCCAAAGTTGGAGGGTTGGTGTGGAAGCACACAACGTGATTGATTGGAAAACTGTTCCTTTAGATTGTGAGGGTTACATTGGAAACTATATGCTTGGTCACCAATATAGATCAGACTCCATAACTGTTTGCCGTGAAGCTTATCTTTATGCCAAAACCCTAAATATCACTGCTAAAGACATATGGGTCTTTGATGTAGACGAAACCACACTGTCTAATCTCCCATATTATGCTCAACATGGATTTGG GGTGGAACCATATAATTCGACATTGTTTAATGAATGGGTTGATCTCGGAGAGGCACCAGCACTGCCTGAGAGTCTCAAACTGTACAAGAAATTGTTGTCGCTTGGCATCAAGATTGTGTTCTTGACAGGAAGACCACTGGAACAGAAGGCTGTCACAGTTACCAACTTAAAGATTGCAGGATACCACAAATGGGAGAAGATTATCGTAAA gGATACATCCATATACTATGGTAAGACAGCAGTTACATACAAATCAAGTGAGAGAAAGAAGCTGGAGGAGCAGGGATACAACATCATCGGAAACATTGGAGATCAATGGAGTGATATTTTGGGAACCAACACAGGCGACAGGACCTTTAAGCTTCCCGATCCTATGTACTATATTAGTTGA